Part of the Citrobacter sp. Marseille-Q6884 genome, ACATCATAACGGACAACCGGTGGCTCTTCGGAATCGGTCATTGCACGTTTGATTTTCTTCACGACCGATTTCGGGTCTTCCAGCAGGCCGATCACGTTATTGCGGTTGTCGTCCGACTTAGACATTTTCTTCGTCGGCTCCAGAAGGGACATCACGCGCGCGCCCGATTTCGGGATAAACGGCTCAGGCACTTTAAAGATATCGCCATACAGCGCATTAAAACGCTGGGCAACATCGCGGCTCAGTTCCAGGTGCTGTTTCTGATCTTCACCTACCGGCACCAGATTCGTCTGGTACAACAGAATATCGGCAGCCATCAGTACCGGGTAGTCAAACAGACCGGCGTTGATGTTCTCAGCGTAACGCGCAGATTTATCTTTAAACTGCGTCATACGGCTCAGTTCACCAAAATAGGTGTAGCAGTTCAGCGCCCAGCCTAACTGAGCATGTTCCGGTACGTGGGACTGAACGAAAATGGTGCTTTTCTCAGGATCGATACCACACGCCAGATAAAGAGCCAGCGTATCCAGCGTTGCTTTACGCAGCTTCTGTGCATCCTGACGGACGGTGATAGCATGCTGGTCCACGATACAGTAGATGCAATGGTAGTCATCCTGCATGTTTACCCATTGACGCAGCGCACCCATATAGTTGCCAATGGTCAATTCACCTGAGGGCTGTGCGCCACTAAAAACGATGGGCTTAGTCATTTTTTAATTCCTGATTTTCGCTATGCGGAAGCCCGAGTGCGGGCAGAAGGTCATTAATGCGGTCGTAAATGATATCTGGCTGGCTGAGGTCTATCCCTTCACCGTAGTTATAACCGTACGTGAGGCCAACGGAAGGACAACCCGCAGCTTTTGCGGCCTGAATATCATTGCGCGAATCGCCAACGAAGAGCAATTGCGCGGGAGCAATCCCCATCCGGTCAGCCACTAACAGCAGCGGATCCGGATGCGGCTTTTTGTTTTTCACGTCGTCACCACCGATGACTACGCTAAAGTATTTGGCGATATCCAGCGCGTCGAGCAAGGGAGCGACAAACGGCGTCGGCTTGTTCGTCACCAGACCTAGCGGCAGCCCTTTTGCGTGCAGCGCGCCCAGCGTGTCGGCAACGCCAGGGAACAGGAATGTCCCCTCTTCTGCCACATCGCCGTAATACCTGTCGAACAGCTTACGCAAAATACGCACCTGTTCTTCGGCGGGGATATCATCATCAACGGGCGGTTTACCCATTGTTTTACGTAATGTGGCACGCTCCTGACGGGACCAGGCCAGCGCGCGCTCCATCAATACATCTGCACCGTTACCAATCCAGGTAATGACGCGGTCTTCACCGGCCACCGGCAGTTCCAGCGCATACAACGCCATATCTACCGCGGCAGCTAATCCTGGCGCGCTGTCAACCAACGTGCCATCGAGGTCAAATGCAACGCCCCGAATTTCCTGAAACTTATGCATGACTTACCTTCGACAGTTCATTACGCATTTCATCAATGACTTTTTTGTAGTCCGGCTGGTCGAAAATCGCAGAGCCCGCCACAAACATATCGGCGCCTGCCGCCGCGATTTCACCAATGTTGTTCACCTTAACACCACCATCGACTTCCAGACGGATGTCATAACCGGACTCATCGATGCGGCGACGGACTTCGCGTAATTTTTCCAGCGTTTGTGGAATGAAGGACTGCCCACCAAAGCCTGGGTTAACGGACATCAGCAGAATCACATCCAGCTTGTCCATGACATAATCCAGATAGCTCAGCGGCGTTGCCGGGTTGAATACCAGACCCGCCTTACAGCCATTCTCTTTGATCAGTTGCAGGGTGCGATCGACATGCTCAGAAGCTTCAGGGTGAAACGTAATGATGCTGGCGCCCGCAGCAGCAAAGTCCGGGACGATACGATCAACCGGCTTCACCATCAGATGAACATCAATAGGGGCAGTAATTCCATATTTACGCAGCGATTTCAGTACCATCGGTCCGATGGTCAGGTTCGGTACATAATGGTTGTCCATGACGTCGAAGTGCACGACATCAGCACCGGCAGTCAGTGCTCTCGCGGTGTCCTCACCCAGGCGGGCAAAATCAGCCGACAGAATTGAGGGGGCGATCAAATACTGTTTCATCCGCTTCTCCTTGAGAATTATTTTTTCGCAGGCGTTACGACTCCTGGTTTATAGAGCGCCAGCAGTTCGTTCACCTTTTTACGTGTGCCGCCGTTGCTGCTTATACTGCGCCGCACTTTGACCTGGAAATGTTTCGCCGTTTTGTACCACTCACGGGTATCAGGCGTGTCATGGTTCGAAATTAACACTGGGATCTGCTTACTGACCAGCTTTTCTGCCATCTGTGCCAGATGCGCCTGCTCTTTCGGGCTAAAGCTGTTGGTATGATACGCAGTGAAATTCGCCGTCGCCGAAAGCGGTGCATAAGGTGGGTCACAATAGACCACAGAGTTGGTATCAGCACGATCCATGCACTCTTCATACGAGAGGCAATGAAACTCTGCATTCTGCGCTTTCTCGGCAAAATGATACAACTCGGCTTCCGGGAAGTAGGGTTTTTTATAACGGCCAAACGGCACGTTAAATTCGCCGCGCAGGTTATAGCGACACAAACCGTTATAGCCAAAACGGTTCAGATACAAGAATAAGACTGCACGTCGAAACGGATCCTGA contains:
- the trpS gene encoding tryptophan--tRNA ligase, coding for MTKPIVFSGAQPSGELTIGNYMGALRQWVNMQDDYHCIYCIVDQHAITVRQDAQKLRKATLDTLALYLACGIDPEKSTIFVQSHVPEHAQLGWALNCYTYFGELSRMTQFKDKSARYAENINAGLFDYPVLMAADILLYQTNLVPVGEDQKQHLELSRDVAQRFNALYGDIFKVPEPFIPKSGARVMSLLEPTKKMSKSDDNRNNVIGLLEDPKSVVKKIKRAMTDSEEPPVVRYDVQNKAGVSNLLDILSAVTDQSIPELEQHFEGKMYGHLKGEVAEAVSGMLTELQERYHRFRNDEAFLQQVMKDGAEKASERASATLKAVYEAIGFVAKP
- the gph gene encoding phosphoglycolate phosphatase, encoding MHKFQEIRGVAFDLDGTLVDSAPGLAAAVDMALYALELPVAGEDRVITWIGNGADVLMERALAWSRQERATLRKTMGKPPVDDDIPAEEQVRILRKLFDRYYGDVAEEGTFLFPGVADTLGALHAKGLPLGLVTNKPTPFVAPLLDALDIAKYFSVVIGGDDVKNKKPHPDPLLLVADRMGIAPAQLLFVGDSRNDIQAAKAAGCPSVGLTYGYNYGEGIDLSQPDIIYDRINDLLPALGLPHSENQELKND
- the rpe gene encoding ribulose-phosphate 3-epimerase, encoding MKQYLIAPSILSADFARLGEDTARALTAGADVVHFDVMDNHYVPNLTIGPMVLKSLRKYGITAPIDVHLMVKPVDRIVPDFAAAGASIITFHPEASEHVDRTLQLIKENGCKAGLVFNPATPLSYLDYVMDKLDVILLMSVNPGFGGQSFIPQTLEKLREVRRRIDESGYDIRLEVDGGVKVNNIGEIAAAGADMFVAGSAIFDQPDYKKVIDEMRNELSKVSHA
- the dam gene encoding adenine-specific DNA-methyltransferase, which gives rise to MKKNRAFLKWAGGKYPLLDDIKRHLPQGECLVEPFVGAGSVFLNTDFSRYILADINSDLISLYNIVKLRTDEYVQASRELFMPETNQAEVYYQFRAEFNASQDPFRRAVLFLYLNRFGYNGLCRYNLRGEFNVPFGRYKKPYFPEAELYHFAEKAQNAEFHCLSYEECMDRADTNSVVYCDPPYAPLSATANFTAYHTNSFSPKEQAHLAQMAEKLVSKQIPVLISNHDTPDTREWYKTAKHFQVKVRRSISSNGGTRKKVNELLALYKPGVVTPAKK